Proteins from a single region of Streptomyces glaucescens:
- a CDS encoding SigE family RNA polymerase sigma factor encodes MAEVLDFPAPTRGTALRPVRRPLHTRMPGAPGGMPVIAPMPAARPARIPSQRDGAEYAEETKAAGTTVDHLTETYRAHYRSLLGLAALLLDDTASCEDVVQEAFIRVHSARKRVRDPEKTLAYLRQTVVNLSRSALRRRILGLKLLSKPMPDMASAEEGAYDQLERDSLIKAMKGLQRRQREVLVLRYFADMTEAQVAETLGISLGSVKAYGSRGIAALRVAMEAPA; translated from the coding sequence GTGGCAGAGGTTCTCGACTTCCCCGCGCCGACGCGCGGCACGGCCCTGCGGCCGGTCCGCCGGCCGCTTCACACCCGCATGCCCGGCGCGCCCGGCGGCATGCCGGTGATCGCGCCCATGCCCGCAGCGCGGCCCGCCCGCATCCCCAGCCAGCGTGACGGCGCCGAGTACGCCGAGGAGACCAAGGCGGCCGGCACCACCGTCGACCACCTCACCGAGACGTACCGCGCCCACTACCGCTCCCTGCTGGGCCTCGCCGCCCTCCTCCTCGACGACACCGCCTCCTGCGAGGACGTCGTCCAGGAGGCGTTCATCCGCGTCCACTCCGCGCGCAAGCGGGTCCGCGACCCCGAGAAGACACTCGCCTACCTGCGGCAGACCGTGGTCAACCTGTCCCGCTCGGCGCTGCGCCGCCGCATCCTCGGCCTGAAGCTGCTCTCCAAGCCGATGCCGGACATGGCGAGCGCGGAGGAGGGCGCGTACGACCAGCTGGAACGCGACTCCCTCATCAAGGCGATGAAGGGCCTCCAGCGCCGCCAGCGCGAGGTGCTGGTGCTGCGCTACTTCGCGGACATGACCGAGGCCCAGGTGGCCGAGACCCTCGGCATATCGCTCGGCTCGGTGAAGGCGTACGGCTCCCGCGGCATCGCGGCGCTCCGCGTGGCCATGGAGGCGCCGGCATGA
- the recR gene encoding recombination mediator RecR: MYEGVVQDLIDELGRLPGVGPKSAQRIAFHVLQAEPTDVRRLAQALLEVKAKVRFCAVCGNVAQEEQCAICRDPRRDPSVICVVEEPKDVVAIERTREFRGRYHVLGGAISPIEGVGPDDLRIRELLARLADGTVTELILATDPNLEGEATATYLARMIKPMGLKVTRLASGLPVGGDLEYADEVTLGRAFEGRRLLDV; the protein is encoded by the coding sequence TTGTACGAAGGCGTGGTCCAGGACCTCATCGACGAGCTGGGTCGGCTGCCCGGCGTGGGTCCCAAGAGCGCCCAGCGGATCGCCTTCCACGTCCTCCAGGCGGAGCCGACGGACGTACGTCGTCTCGCCCAGGCGCTGCTCGAGGTGAAGGCGAAGGTCCGCTTCTGCGCGGTGTGCGGCAACGTCGCGCAGGAGGAGCAGTGCGCGATCTGCCGCGACCCGCGCCGCGACCCGTCGGTGATCTGTGTCGTCGAGGAGCCGAAGGACGTGGTCGCGATCGAGCGCACCCGCGAGTTCCGCGGCCGCTACCACGTCCTGGGCGGGGCGATCAGTCCCATCGAGGGTGTCGGCCCCGACGACCTGCGTATACGAGAACTTCTCGCGCGGTTGGCCGACGGGACGGTCACGGAGCTGATCCTGGCCACCGACCCGAACCTGGAGGGCGAGGCCACGGCGACGTACCTCGCCCGCATGATCAAGCCCATGGGCCTCAAGGTCACCCGCCTGGCCAGCGGCCTCCCGGTGGGCGGTGACCTGGAATACGCGGACGAGGTGACCCTCGGCCGCGCCTTCGAGGGGAGACGACTCCTAGATGTCTGA
- a CDS encoding DUF5063 domain-containing protein, with protein MSDATLHSTTHDPDDFAVQIADQIESFLVAVTEVAKGDEPDSAVPFLLLEVSQLLLAGGRLGAHEDILPDERYEPDPGPEPDVDDLRENLARLLEPIDVYSEVFDPYEPRKAPVPARISDDLTDVITDLRHGMAHYRAGRTTEALWWWQFSYFSNWGGTASATLRALQSVVAHVRLNQPLEELDGLDTDQGLGDDTLEFEAGRVMEQEILGPLGLGPAKN; from the coding sequence ATGTCTGACGCCACGCTGCACTCCACGACGCACGACCCGGACGACTTCGCGGTCCAGATCGCGGACCAGATCGAGAGTTTCCTGGTGGCCGTCACCGAGGTGGCGAAGGGCGACGAGCCGGACTCGGCGGTCCCCTTCCTCCTGCTGGAGGTCTCCCAGCTGCTGCTCGCCGGGGGCCGCCTCGGCGCGCACGAGGACATCCTCCCCGACGAGCGCTACGAGCCCGACCCCGGCCCGGAGCCCGACGTGGACGACCTGCGCGAGAACCTCGCCCGCCTCCTGGAGCCGATCGACGTCTACTCCGAGGTCTTCGACCCGTACGAGCCGCGCAAGGCGCCGGTCCCGGCCCGTATCTCCGACGACCTCACCGACGTCATCACCGACCTGCGCCACGGCATGGCCCACTACCGCGCGGGCCGCACCACGGAAGCCCTGTGGTGGTGGCAGTTCTCCTACTTCTCCAACTGGGGCGGCACCGCGTCCGCGACCCTGCGGGCCCTCCAGTCCGTGGTCGCCCACGTCCGCCTCAACCAGCCCCTGGAGGAGCTGGACGGCCTGGACACCGACCAGGGCCTCGGCGACGACACCCTCGAGTTCGAGGCGGGCCGGGTCATGGAGCAGGAGATCCTGGGCCCGCTGGGCCTCGGCCCGGCCAAGAACTAG
- a CDS encoding aspartate-semialdehyde dehydrogenase — protein sequence MTGRPTLAVVGATGAVGAVMLQILSQHKDIWGEIRLVASPRSAGRKLAVRGEQVEVVALSEEAFDGVDIAMFDVPDEVSAQWAPIAAARGVVVVDNSGTFRMDPEVPLVVPEVNPHAVRLRPRGIVANPHCTTLSMIVAVGALHAEFGLRELVVSSYQAVSGAGRAGVETLRAQLSLVAGTELGTSPGDLRRAVGDRTGPFPEPVALNVVPWAGHPCADGWSSEELALRDESRKILGLPRLPVAVTCVRVPVVTAHALTVHARFEDEITVDRAREILATAPGVVLYDDPAAGEFPTPADVVGTDPTWVGRVRRALDDPTALELFVCGDNLRKGAALNTAQIAELVAAEFS from the coding sequence ATGACCGGCAGACCGACGCTCGCGGTCGTGGGGGCGACCGGGGCCGTCGGCGCGGTCATGCTCCAGATCCTGTCGCAGCACAAGGACATCTGGGGCGAGATCCGACTCGTCGCCTCACCGCGCTCGGCCGGCCGCAAGCTGGCCGTGCGCGGTGAGCAGGTCGAGGTCGTGGCCCTGTCGGAGGAGGCCTTCGACGGGGTCGACATCGCCATGTTCGACGTCCCGGACGAGGTGTCCGCGCAGTGGGCGCCGATCGCCGCCGCCCGGGGCGTGGTGGTCGTCGACAACTCGGGCACCTTCCGGATGGACCCGGAGGTGCCGCTGGTCGTCCCCGAGGTCAACCCGCACGCGGTGCGGCTGCGCCCGCGCGGGATCGTCGCCAACCCGCACTGCACGACCCTGTCGATGATCGTCGCAGTGGGTGCGCTGCACGCCGAGTTCGGGCTGCGCGAGCTGGTGGTGTCGTCGTACCAGGCGGTCAGCGGGGCGGGCCGGGCCGGCGTGGAGACGCTGCGGGCGCAGCTCTCCCTGGTCGCCGGCACGGAGCTGGGCACCAGCCCCGGCGATCTGCGCCGGGCGGTCGGCGACCGGACCGGGCCGTTCCCGGAGCCGGTGGCGCTGAACGTGGTGCCGTGGGCCGGTCACCCGTGTGCGGACGGCTGGTCGTCGGAGGAACTGGCGCTGCGCGACGAGTCCCGCAAGATCCTCGGACTGCCGCGGCTGCCCGTCGCGGTGACCTGCGTCCGGGTCCCGGTGGTCACCGCGCACGCGCTGACCGTGCACGCCCGCTTCGAGGACGAGATCACCGTGGACCGGGCGCGCGAGATCCTGGCCACCGCGCCGGGCGTGGTGCTCTACGACGATCCGGCCGCCGGGGAGTTCCCGACGCCCGCCGACGTGGTGGGCACCGATCCGACGTGGGTGGGACGGGTGCGCCGGGCGCTGGACGACCCGACGGCGCTGGAACTCTTCGTCTGCGGCGACAATCTGCGCAAGGGCGCCGCACTGAACACCGCGCAGATCGCCGAACTGGTGGCCGCGGAATTCTCGTGA
- a CDS encoding prolyl oligopeptidase family serine peptidase — MTESNGVAAPQRTEDMPDMPDWEKRFRAPRVSLPDWAEDAPDRSLFVSNATGTYELYAWDRGTGEQRQVTHRPNGTTDGVLSPDGAWIWWFDDKDGDEFGVWRRQPFHGGEDELAVPGLDPSYPAGLALGRDGRTAVIGRSTDEDGTTIHLAREGEAPVEIYRHRESAGVGDLSHDGTLIAVEHTEHGDAMHSALRVLRPDGSTVAELDDTKDGTRELGLEVLGFAPVAGDTRLLVGHQRRGRWEPLVWDVTSGEETDLALELPGDVSAEWYPDGSGLLIGHSFEARSELFRYDFATRRLEKIPTPPGTVSGATPRPDGSVEYLWSSAAEPSAVRSTRGGVVLDPPGMKSPGSVPVEDVWVEGPGGRIHALVQKPAGATGPLPTVFDIHGGPTWHDSDSFAAGPAAWVDHGYAVVRVNYRGSTGYGRAWTDALKHRVGLIELEDIAAVREWAITSGLADPARLVLTGGSWGGYLTLLGLGTQPDHWTLGIAAVPVADYVTAYHDEMEALKAMDRTLLGGTPEEVPERFEASSPITYVDQVKAPVYISAGVNDPRCPIRQIDNYVKRLQARGAVHEVYRYDAGHGSLVVDERIKQVKLELAFAERHLPPPTA; from the coding sequence ATGACTGAGAGCAACGGGGTCGCCGCGCCGCAGCGGACCGAGGACATGCCCGACATGCCGGACTGGGAGAAGCGCTTCAGGGCACCGCGGGTGTCCCTGCCCGACTGGGCGGAGGACGCACCGGACCGCTCCCTCTTCGTGTCCAACGCGACGGGGACGTACGAGCTGTACGCCTGGGACCGCGGGACCGGCGAACAGCGCCAGGTCACCCACCGGCCGAACGGTACGACGGACGGCGTGCTCTCCCCGGACGGCGCCTGGATCTGGTGGTTCGACGACAAGGACGGCGACGAGTTCGGCGTCTGGCGCCGTCAGCCCTTCCACGGCGGCGAGGACGAGCTGGCCGTCCCCGGCCTCGACCCCTCCTACCCGGCGGGCCTGGCGCTCGGCAGGGACGGCCGTACGGCGGTGATCGGCCGCTCCACCGACGAGGACGGCACCACGATCCACCTGGCCCGCGAGGGCGAGGCCCCCGTGGAGATCTACCGCCACCGCGAGTCCGCAGGCGTCGGCGACCTCTCCCACGACGGGACGCTGATCGCCGTCGAGCACACCGAGCACGGCGACGCGATGCACTCCGCGCTGCGCGTGCTGCGCCCCGACGGCAGCACGGTCGCCGAGCTGGACGACACCAAGGACGGCACCAGGGAGCTGGGCCTGGAGGTGCTCGGCTTCGCGCCGGTGGCCGGCGACACCCGGCTCCTCGTCGGCCATCAGCGCCGGGGCCGCTGGGAGCCGCTGGTGTGGGACGTGACGAGCGGCGAGGAGACCGACCTCGCCCTGGAGCTGCCCGGCGACGTGAGCGCCGAGTGGTACCCGGACGGCTCGGGGCTGCTCATCGGCCACAGCTTCGAGGCCCGCAGCGAACTGTTCCGGTACGACTTCGCCACCCGCCGCCTGGAGAAGATCCCCACCCCGCCCGGCACGGTCTCCGGCGCCACGCCCCGGCCCGACGGCAGCGTCGAGTACCTGTGGTCGTCGGCGGCCGAGCCCTCGGCGGTCCGCTCGACCCGCGGCGGCGTCGTCCTCGACCCGCCCGGCATGAAGTCCCCCGGCTCCGTCCCGGTCGAGGACGTCTGGGTGGAGGGCCCCGGGGGCCGCATCCACGCCCTGGTGCAGAAGCCGGCCGGCGCCACCGGCCCCCTCCCCACCGTCTTCGACATCCACGGCGGCCCCACCTGGCACGACAGCGACTCCTTCGCGGCCGGCCCGGCCGCCTGGGTGGACCACGGTTACGCCGTCGTGCGCGTCAACTACCGCGGCTCCACCGGCTACGGCCGCGCCTGGACGGACGCCCTGAAGCACCGCGTGGGCCTGATCGAGCTGGAGGACATCGCGGCGGTCCGCGAGTGGGCCATCACCTCCGGCCTGGCCGACCCCGCCCGCCTGGTCCTCACCGGCGGCTCCTGGGGCGGCTACCTCACGCTGCTCGGCCTCGGCACCCAGCCGGACCACTGGACGCTCGGCATCGCCGCCGTCCCGGTCGCCGACTACGTCACCGCCTACCACGACGAGATGGAAGCCCTGAAGGCCATGGACCGCACCCTCCTCGGCGGCACCCCGGAGGAGGTCCCCGAGCGCTTCGAGGCGTCGTCCCCGATCACCTACGTCGACCAGGTCAAGGCCCCGGTCTACATCTCCGCCGGCGTCAACGACCCCCGCTGCCCCATCCGCCAGATCGACAACTACGTCAAGCGCCTCCAGGCCCGCGGCGCCGTCCACGAGGTCTACCGCTACGACGCCGGCCACGGCTCCCTCGTCGTCGACGAACGAATCAAGCAGGTCAAACTGGAACTGGCCTTCGCCGAACGCCACCTGCCCCCACCGACCGCCTGA
- a CDS encoding NAD-binding protein has translation MVVCGDDGLAHRLAAELRLVYGEQVTLVVPPSGRRVRQPVVGRARAASAALLDRMVNAAVGRGGNGNGASGGAPEPAGSERLVQATELTEAVLAEAGAERATALALVYDDDETNIRAALAARRLNPRIRLVLRLYNRRLGQHIEELLDQAATLALGDGAARYEASTTVLSDADTAAPALAATALAGTGKVVQTEGLLLRAVERQPPAPGEVAAPGLATLALLSATANDPAGADGSESSGEQGPQLLPDAATVRAATGRGAVVLEQVSYSGPAQGAGRGGTLPFASLFSRRLRWSLLGLVVCVIALAVALKVVTGEHLLYATYVTLLDLFAINEPALHQSTARQVLQLLSGLVGLLLLPVLLAAVLEGLGTFRSASALRKPPRGLGGHVVLLGLGKIGTRVLTRLRELHIPVVCVESDPEARGLATARRLRVPVVLGDVTQEGVLEAAKIHRAHALLAVTSADTTNLEAALYARSVRPDLRVVLRLYDDDFATAVYRTLRAAHPHALTRSRSVSHLAAPAFAGAMFGRQILGAIPVERRVLLFAAVDVGGHPRLEGRTVAEAFRPGAWRVLALRAGAVGDGGEEGERGERGERGEGAAGGRLSGLAWDLPEGYVLKDGDRVVLAATRRGLAELLGRRSREGGGG, from the coding sequence ATGGTGGTGTGCGGCGACGACGGGCTCGCACACCGGCTCGCCGCCGAACTCCGGCTGGTCTACGGCGAACAGGTCACCCTCGTCGTCCCGCCCTCGGGCCGCCGCGTGCGCCAGCCGGTCGTCGGACGGGCCCGCGCCGCCTCCGCCGCGCTGCTCGACCGGATGGTCAACGCGGCGGTGGGCCGGGGCGGCAACGGCAACGGCGCAAGCGGCGGTGCGCCCGAACCGGCCGGCAGCGAGCGGCTCGTCCAGGCCACCGAGCTGACCGAGGCCGTGCTCGCCGAAGCCGGTGCGGAACGGGCCACCGCGCTGGCCCTCGTGTACGACGACGACGAGACCAACATCCGCGCCGCGCTCGCCGCCCGCCGCCTCAACCCCCGGATCCGGCTCGTGCTCCGCCTCTACAACCGGCGGCTCGGCCAGCACATCGAGGAACTGCTCGACCAGGCCGCCACCCTCGCCCTCGGTGACGGAGCCGCCCGCTACGAGGCCTCCACGACCGTGCTGTCCGACGCCGACACGGCCGCGCCCGCGCTCGCCGCCACCGCGCTCGCCGGCACCGGCAAGGTCGTCCAGACCGAAGGGCTGCTGCTGCGGGCCGTGGAACGGCAGCCGCCCGCGCCGGGCGAGGTGGCCGCCCCCGGGCTGGCCACCCTCGCGCTGCTCTCCGCCACCGCCAACGACCCGGCCGGCGCGGACGGTTCGGAGAGCAGCGGCGAGCAGGGGCCGCAACTGCTGCCGGACGCGGCGACCGTGCGGGCCGCGACCGGGCGCGGCGCGGTGGTGCTGGAGCAGGTCTCCTACTCCGGGCCCGCCCAGGGCGCGGGCCGCGGCGGAACGTTGCCGTTCGCCTCGCTGTTCTCGCGTCGGCTGCGGTGGTCGCTGCTCGGGCTGGTGGTCTGTGTGATCGCGCTGGCCGTGGCCTTGAAGGTGGTCACCGGGGAGCACCTGCTCTACGCCACCTACGTGACCCTGCTCGACCTGTTCGCGATCAACGAGCCCGCGCTCCACCAGTCCACCGCCCGGCAGGTGCTCCAACTGCTGTCCGGGCTGGTCGGGTTACTGCTGCTGCCGGTGCTGCTGGCGGCCGTGCTCGAAGGGCTCGGCACCTTCCGGAGCGCGTCCGCGCTGCGCAAACCGCCGCGCGGGCTCGGCGGGCACGTCGTGCTGCTCGGGCTGGGCAAGATCGGCACCCGGGTGCTGACCCGGCTGCGCGAGCTGCACATCCCGGTGGTGTGCGTGGAATCCGACCCGGAGGCGCGTGGGCTCGCCACGGCGCGGCGGCTGCGGGTGCCGGTGGTGCTCGGCGACGTCACCCAGGAAGGCGTGCTGGAGGCGGCGAAGATCCACCGGGCGCATGCCCTGCTCGCGGTGACCAGCGCGGACACCACCAACCTGGAGGCGGCGCTGTACGCACGGTCGGTGCGGCCCGATCTGCGGGTGGTGCTGCGGCTGTACGACGACGACTTCGCCACCGCCGTGTACCGCACCCTGCGGGCCGCGCACCCCCACGCGCTCACCCGCAGCCGCAGCGTGTCGCATCTGGCGGCGCCCGCGTTCGCCGGGGCGATGTTCGGGCGGCAGATCCTCGGGGCGATCCCGGTGGAGCGGCGGGTGCTGCTGTTCGCCGCCGTGGACGTCGGCGGGCATCCGCGGCTGGAGGGGCGGACCGTGGCGGAGGCGTTCCGGCCCGGGGCGTGGCGGGTGCTGGCGCTGCGCGCGGGGGCGGTCGGGGACGGTGGGGAGGAAGGTGAGCGCGGCGAGCGCGGTGAGCGCGGTGAGGGGGCTGCCGGGGGGCGGCTGTCCGGGCTGGCCTGGGACCTGCCCGAGGGGTACGTCCTCAAGGACGGTGACCGTGTGGTGCTGGCGGCGACGCGGCGGGGGCTGGCGGAGCTGCTGGGGCGGCGGAGCAGGGAGGGGGGTGGGGGGTGA
- a CDS encoding YbaB/EbfC family nucleoid-associated protein: MIPGGGQPNMQQLLQQAQKMQQDLARAQEELANTEVDGQAGGGLVKATVTGSGELRGLVIDPKAVDPEDTETLADLIVAAVQAANENAQALQQQKLGPLAQGLGGGGIPGLPF; this comes from the coding sequence GTGATTCCCGGTGGTGGCCAGCCCAACATGCAGCAGCTGCTCCAGCAGGCTCAGAAGATGCAGCAGGACCTGGCCCGCGCCCAGGAGGAACTGGCGAACACGGAGGTCGACGGGCAGGCGGGCGGCGGCCTGGTGAAGGCCACGGTCACCGGGTCCGGAGAGCTGCGCGGCCTGGTCATCGACCCCAAGGCGGTGGACCCGGAGGACACGGAGACCCTCGCCGACCTGATCGTCGCGGCGGTCCAGGCGGCCAACGAGAACGCGCAGGCACTCCAGCAGCAGAAGCTCGGTCCGCTCGCCCAGGGGCTGGGCGGCGGCGGCATCCCGGGCCTGCCCTTCTGA
- a CDS encoding SURF1 family protein, translated as MYRFLLTPRWWGINVFVLLAIPFCVFMGSWQLGRFEDRVDSHRDAGEQAASNEREAARPLTELLPVTKATAGKQTTASGTYGRQLLVPDRVLDGKRGFYVLTLLRTPDGKALPVVRGWLPGPAAPAKAPAPPSGEVTVTGALQASENPGENGVSAAGGLPSGQTAAISAASLVNLVPYDVHDAWLTLNRGDAGMRTVPVAATPDTGLDLKAFQNLGYTGEWFVFAGFVVFMWFRLLRREAEFARDAELGLVPDEEERVPSPSGT; from the coding sequence GTGTACCGGTTTCTGCTGACGCCCCGCTGGTGGGGCATCAACGTCTTCGTGCTGCTCGCCATCCCCTTCTGCGTGTTCATGGGGTCGTGGCAGCTGGGCCGGTTCGAGGACCGGGTCGACAGCCATCGCGACGCGGGTGAGCAGGCCGCCTCGAACGAGCGGGAGGCCGCCCGGCCGCTGACCGAGCTGCTGCCGGTCACCAAGGCGACCGCGGGGAAGCAGACCACCGCCTCCGGCACCTACGGCCGGCAGCTCCTCGTCCCCGACCGGGTGCTGGACGGCAAGCGCGGCTTCTACGTGCTGACCCTGCTGCGCACCCCCGACGGCAAGGCCCTCCCGGTGGTGCGCGGCTGGCTGCCCGGCCCCGCCGCCCCGGCGAAGGCGCCCGCCCCGCCGTCCGGCGAGGTCACGGTCACGGGGGCGCTCCAGGCGTCCGAGAACCCGGGCGAGAACGGGGTCAGCGCGGCGGGCGGACTGCCGTCCGGGCAGACGGCGGCGATCAGCGCGGCCTCGCTGGTCAACCTGGTGCCGTACGACGTCCATGACGCCTGGCTCACCCTGAACCGGGGCGACGCCGGGATGCGGACGGTGCCCGTGGCGGCCACCCCGGACACCGGTCTGGACCTGAAGGCGTTCCAGAACCTCGGCTACACCGGGGAGTGGTTCGTCTTCGCGGGCTTCGTCGTCTTCATGTGGTTCCGGCTGCTGCGGCGCGAGGCGGAGTTCGCCCGCGACGCGGAGCTGGGCCTGGTGCCGGACGAGGAGGAGCGGGTCCCCAGCCCCTCCGGCACCTGA
- a CDS encoding aspartate kinase, translating to MGLVVQKYGGSSVADAEGIKRVAKRIVEAKKNGHQVVAVVSAMGDTTDELIDLAEQVSPIPAGRELDMLLTAGERISMALLAMAIKNLGHSAQSFTGSQAGVITDSVHNKARIIDVTPGRIRDSLDEGNIAIVAGFQGVSQDTKDITTLGRGGSDTTAVALAAALDAEVCEIYTDVDGVFTADPRVVKKARKIDWISFEDMLELASSGSKVLLHRCVEYARRYNIPIHVRSSFSGLRGTWVSSEPINQGDKQVEQAIISGVAHDTSEAKITVVGVPDKPGEAAAIFRTIADAEINIDMVVQNVSAASTGLTDISFTLPKTEGRKAIDALEKNRSGIGFDSLRYDDQIGKISLVGAGMKTNPGVTAAFFEALSDAGVNIELISTSEIRISVVTRADDVNEAVRAVHTAFGLDSDSDEAVVYGGTGR from the coding sequence GTGGGCCTTGTCGTGCAGAAGTACGGAGGCTCCTCCGTAGCCGATGCCGAAGGCATCAAGCGCGTCGCCAAGCGGATCGTGGAAGCCAAGAAGAACGGCCACCAGGTGGTCGCCGTGGTTTCCGCGATGGGCGACACGACGGACGAGCTGATCGATCTCGCCGAGCAGGTTTCCCCGATCCCTGCCGGGCGCGAGCTCGACATGCTGCTGACCGCCGGAGAGCGGATCTCCATGGCACTGCTGGCCATGGCGATCAAAAACCTGGGCCACTCCGCCCAGAGCTTCACCGGGAGCCAGGCAGGTGTCATCACCGACTCGGTCCACAACAAAGCGCGGATCATCGATGTCACGCCGGGCCGGATCCGGGACTCGCTGGACGAGGGCAACATCGCCATCGTCGCCGGGTTCCAGGGCGTCAGCCAGGACACCAAGGACATCACCACGCTGGGCCGCGGCGGGTCCGACACCACGGCGGTGGCCCTCGCGGCCGCCCTCGACGCCGAGGTGTGCGAGATCTACACCGACGTCGACGGTGTGTTCACCGCCGACCCGCGGGTGGTGAAGAAGGCCCGGAAGATCGACTGGATCTCGTTCGAGGACATGCTCGAACTGGCCAGCTCCGGGTCCAAGGTGCTGCTCCACCGGTGTGTGGAGTACGCCCGCCGCTACAACATCCCGATCCACGTCCGCTCCAGCTTCAGCGGGCTGCGGGGCACGTGGGTCAGCAGCGAGCCGATCAACCAAGGGGACAAGCAGGTGGAGCAGGCCATCATCTCCGGTGTCGCGCACGACACCTCCGAGGCCAAGATCACGGTCGTCGGTGTGCCCGACAAGCCGGGCGAGGCCGCCGCCATCTTCCGCACGATCGCCGATGCCGAGATCAACATCGACATGGTCGTGCAGAACGTGTCCGCCGCGTCCACCGGACTGACGGACATCTCGTTCACCCTCCCGAAGACCGAGGGCCGCAAGGCCATCGACGCGCTGGAGAAGAACCGCTCCGGCATCGGCTTCGACTCGCTGCGCTACGACGACCAGATCGGCAAGATCTCGCTGGTCGGCGCCGGTATGAAGACCAACCCCGGGGTCACGGCGGCGTTCTTCGAGGCGCTCAGCGACGCGGGCGTCAACATCGAGCTGATCTCGACGTCCGAGATCCGCATCTCGGTGGTCACCCGCGCCGACGACGTCAACGAGGCCGTGCGCGCGGTGCACACCGCCTTCGGGCTGGACTCCGACAGCGACGAGGCCGTCGTCTACGGAGGCACCGGACGATGA
- a CDS encoding SLATT domain-containing protein gives MGQPEMQPEGPPQDGRDEGAAGLRPGDLTGRPFPLGDWAEPAQRLDELYRWVERGALDTAAWYLTDRVWKRRAARALRTGAAAGAVAGASLPLLDLTGVLGGAAPWGYLALMLAVACVGVDRFFGVTSGWIRDVATAQAVQRRLQALQFDWASESVREVLGPAEGTASEAAERCLGVLRRFSEDVTELVRTETADWMVEFRTGAAPLGLQAAVATGPRADGGGTHGRFPMPPGPARPNMPRQRPPEPR, from the coding sequence GTGGGTCAGCCGGAGATGCAGCCCGAGGGGCCGCCTCAGGACGGGCGGGACGAGGGGGCCGCCGGACTGCGGCCGGGCGATCTGACCGGGCGGCCGTTTCCGCTCGGCGACTGGGCCGAACCCGCCCAGCGCCTCGACGAGCTGTACCGCTGGGTGGAGCGCGGCGCACTGGACACGGCGGCCTGGTACCTCACCGACCGGGTCTGGAAGCGCCGCGCGGCGCGGGCGCTGCGCACGGGCGCGGCGGCGGGCGCGGTGGCGGGTGCCTCGCTGCCGCTGCTGGACCTGACCGGGGTGCTGGGCGGGGCCGCCCCCTGGGGGTACCTCGCGCTGATGCTGGCCGTCGCCTGCGTGGGGGTCGACCGGTTCTTCGGGGTCACCTCGGGGTGGATAAGGGACGTCGCCACCGCGCAGGCGGTGCAGCGCCGGCTCCAGGCCCTGCAGTTCGACTGGGCCTCGGAGAGCGTGCGCGAGGTGCTGGGCCCCGCCGAGGGGACGGCGAGCGAGGCGGCCGAGCGGTGCCTGGGGGTGCTGCGGCGCTTCAGCGAGGACGTGACCGAGCTGGTGCGCACCGAGACCGCGGACTGGATGGTGGAGTTCCGCACCGGGGCGGCACCGCTGGGCCTCCAGGCGGCGGTCGCGACGGGGCCGCGGGCGGACGGCGGGGGCACGCACGGCCGGTTCCCGATGCCGCCCGGGCCCGCCCGCCCGAACATGCCCCGGCAGCGGCCCCCGGAGCCGCGCTGA